The following are encoded in a window of Amycolatopsis lexingtonensis genomic DNA:
- a CDS encoding DNA-3-methyladenine glycosylase family protein, which produces MTTAMVDSEITVHGEFDLAAAARFLTGFGPAGQPAAEAGALRVAFPLEGAWMPVGAVLRQRSPGEVAVEVHAPPEHVAAVVAQVRRMCSLDVDGTAFPAAGARDPVVSLLQQLHPGLRPVLFASPYEAACWAVLSHRVWMTQAVRLRRRLTERHGTEVDVGGSPLTSFPAPEVLAKLEFMPGLSGQKMQRLRGIAEAAAAGALDAAALRAMSADDALEQLRLLPGIGRFSAELILIRGAGHPDIFPQDEGRLHEIMRDAYHLPEAGVPELAEIAEAWAPFRSWVSFLFRVEGEARLRESR; this is translated from the coding sequence ATGACCACAGCCATGGTGGACAGCGAGATCACGGTGCACGGCGAGTTCGACCTGGCCGCGGCGGCCCGCTTCTTGACCGGCTTCGGCCCGGCCGGGCAGCCGGCGGCGGAGGCGGGCGCGCTCCGCGTGGCCTTCCCGCTCGAAGGCGCGTGGATGCCGGTGGGAGCGGTGCTGCGGCAGAGATCGCCCGGTGAGGTGGCGGTCGAGGTGCACGCCCCGCCCGAGCACGTGGCCGCGGTCGTGGCCCAGGTGCGGCGGATGTGCTCGCTGGACGTCGACGGCACGGCTTTCCCGGCCGCCGGCGCCCGCGACCCGGTGGTGTCCCTGCTGCAGCAGCTGCACCCGGGCCTGCGGCCGGTGTTGTTCGCCTCGCCGTACGAAGCGGCGTGCTGGGCGGTGCTCAGCCACCGGGTGTGGATGACCCAGGCGGTCCGGCTGCGCCGTCGCCTGACCGAACGCCACGGCACGGAGGTCGACGTCGGCGGCAGCCCGCTGACCTCGTTCCCGGCCCCGGAGGTGCTGGCGAAGCTGGAGTTCATGCCGGGCCTGTCGGGCCAGAAGATGCAGCGTTTGAGGGGTATCGCCGAGGCGGCGGCCGCGGGAGCGCTGGACGCGGCGGCGTTGCGGGCGATGTCCGCCGACGATGCCCTGGAGCAGCTGCGGCTCCTCCCGGGCATCGGCCGGTTCAGCGCGGAGCTGATCCTGATCCGCGGCGCGGGCCACCCGGACATCTTTCCCCAGGACGAAGGCCGCCTCCACGAGATCATGCGCGACGCGTACCACCTGCCGGAGGCGGGAGTGCCGGAGCTGGCGGAGATCGCGGAGGCCTGGGCCCCGTTCCGGAGCTGGGTGTCGTTCCTGTTCCGCGTCGAAGGCGAGGCTCGCCTGAGGGAGTCCCGATGA
- a CDS encoding class I SAM-dependent methyltransferase: protein MPTSRTAALERLNALLETPAETRDGYLDVLGAADQAGPPTGLTQRLMRTTLLPQVYERYWRPALGRALKGPLGPSMASEVRLATKLLGLEPGHTALDVACGTGRFTRAFGAAVGTGGLAIGLDGARTMLAKAVAEGGPDSVAYLRADAVRPPLKESTVDGVCCFAALHMFAEPEAALDSFARVLKPGGRIVLLTSARRDWQPARLLDSAGGAVSGQKMFDRGEIAASLRARGFTGITEQYAGVTQIVAGRLG from the coding sequence ATGCCGACCAGCCGAACCGCCGCCCTCGAGCGGCTGAACGCCCTGCTCGAGACCCCGGCGGAGACCCGCGACGGCTACCTCGACGTGCTCGGCGCCGCGGACCAGGCCGGCCCGCCGACCGGGCTCACCCAGCGCCTGATGCGCACGACGCTGCTCCCGCAGGTCTACGAGCGGTACTGGCGCCCCGCCCTCGGCCGCGCGCTCAAGGGCCCGCTCGGGCCGAGCATGGCCAGCGAGGTCCGCCTCGCCACGAAGCTCCTCGGCCTCGAACCCGGGCACACCGCGCTCGACGTCGCCTGCGGCACCGGCCGCTTCACGCGCGCGTTCGGCGCGGCCGTCGGCACCGGCGGGCTCGCGATCGGGCTCGACGGCGCCCGCACGATGCTCGCCAAAGCCGTCGCCGAGGGCGGTCCGGACAGCGTCGCCTACCTGCGCGCCGACGCGGTGCGCCCGCCACTGAAGGAGTCCACAGTGGACGGTGTCTGCTGCTTCGCCGCCCTCCACATGTTCGCCGAACCGGAAGCCGCGCTGGATTCCTTCGCGCGCGTGCTGAAACCCGGCGGCCGGATCGTCCTGCTGACCAGCGCCCGCCGCGACTGGCAGCCCGCGCGCCTGCTCGACTCGGCCGGCGGAGCCGTGAGCGGGCAGAAGATGTTCGACCGCGGCGAAATCGCGGCGAGCCTGCGCGCCCGCGGCTTCACGGGGATCACCGAGCAGTACGCCGGCGTCACGCAGATCGTGGCGGGCCGGCTGGGCTGA
- a CDS encoding response regulator transcription factor, producing the protein MRVLVAEDEPMLADAIAEWLRDESHAVDVAHDGGAALDRIAVHDYDVVVLDRDLPVVHGDDVCRRVVASGAATRVLMLTAAVEVTDRVAGLSLGADDYLTKPFAFPELAARIQSLGRRCRPAAPPVLRRSGVTLDPARHEVFRDGRYLPLSKKEFAVLAELLRADGAAVSAEHLLEKAWDEHADPFTGAVRLTILKLRRKLGDPPLVETVTGVGYRLR; encoded by the coding sequence ATGCGGGTGCTGGTGGCGGAGGACGAGCCGATGCTCGCGGACGCGATCGCGGAGTGGCTGCGCGACGAGTCGCACGCGGTCGACGTCGCCCACGACGGCGGCGCCGCGCTCGACCGGATCGCCGTGCACGACTACGACGTCGTCGTGCTCGACCGGGACCTGCCGGTCGTGCACGGCGACGACGTCTGCCGCCGGGTGGTCGCGTCCGGAGCGGCGACCCGGGTGCTGATGCTCACCGCGGCCGTGGAGGTCACCGACCGCGTCGCCGGGCTGTCCCTCGGCGCCGACGACTACCTGACGAAGCCGTTCGCGTTCCCCGAGCTGGCCGCGCGCATCCAGTCGCTGGGCCGCCGCTGCCGCCCGGCCGCGCCGCCGGTCCTGCGCCGCTCCGGCGTCACGCTCGACCCGGCGCGGCACGAGGTGTTCCGCGACGGGCGCTACCTGCCACTGTCCAAAAAGGAGTTCGCCGTGCTCGCCGAGCTGCTGCGGGCGGACGGCGCCGCCGTGTCCGCGGAACACCTGCTGGAAAAGGCGTGGGACGAGCACGCGGACCCGTTCACCGGCGCCGTCCGGCTCACCATCCTCAAGTTGCGCCGCAAGCTCGGTGACCCGCCGCTGGTGGAGACGGTCACCGGGGTCGGCTACCGGCTCCGGTGA
- a CDS encoding sensor histidine kinase has product MSLRLRLTVLYGGLFLLAGGVLLGVTYLLFTQQVGRRVTFITGVAPAGLPMLPSPESLDEQARQVRAAAATSLLTQGAIALGAVAVLAAGLGWLVAGRALAPLRKVTDTARGIAAAADPGGHERIALRGPDDEVKTLADAFDVMVERLDRSFDAQRRFVANASHELRTPLTLNRSLVEVAMHRRTASDDVQQLGEKLLEINARHEKLISGLLLLARSESALTERCPVDLAAVVAHVVPPEAFSDLGEATALGDALMLERLAHNLVENGIRHNVPGGWVRVSTRSAPGRVELTVANSGPVIPPAEVPALFDPFHRRARVAAEGAGLGLSIVRSVAHAHGGEVVATARPEGGLVVVVSLPAG; this is encoded by the coding sequence GTGAGCCTCCGGCTGCGGCTGACCGTGCTGTACGGCGGCCTGTTCCTGCTGGCGGGCGGCGTGCTGCTGGGCGTGACGTACCTGCTGTTCACGCAGCAGGTCGGGCGGCGGGTCACGTTCATCACGGGTGTCGCGCCGGCGGGCCTGCCGATGCTGCCTTCGCCGGAGTCCCTCGACGAGCAGGCACGGCAGGTCCGCGCGGCGGCGGCGACGTCGCTGCTGACGCAGGGCGCGATCGCGCTCGGGGCCGTGGCCGTGCTGGCGGCCGGGCTGGGCTGGCTGGTGGCGGGCCGCGCACTGGCCCCGCTGCGCAAGGTGACGGACACGGCGCGCGGCATCGCGGCGGCGGCCGACCCCGGCGGCCACGAGCGCATCGCGCTGCGCGGCCCGGACGACGAGGTGAAGACCCTCGCCGACGCGTTCGACGTGATGGTCGAGCGGCTCGACCGGTCGTTCGACGCGCAGCGCCGGTTCGTCGCGAACGCCTCGCACGAGCTGCGCACGCCGTTGACGCTGAACCGGTCGCTGGTCGAGGTGGCGATGCACCGCCGTACGGCGTCCGACGACGTCCAGCAGCTCGGGGAAAAGCTGCTGGAGATCAACGCGCGGCACGAGAAGCTGATCAGCGGGTTGCTGCTGCTGGCCCGGTCGGAGAGCGCGCTGACCGAGCGGTGCCCGGTGGACCTGGCGGCGGTGGTCGCGCACGTGGTGCCCCCGGAGGCTTTTTCGGATCTCGGCGAGGCGACGGCGCTCGGCGACGCGCTGATGCTGGAACGGCTGGCGCACAACCTGGTGGAGAACGGGATACGCCACAACGTGCCGGGCGGCTGGGTGCGCGTGTCGACCCGGTCGGCGCCGGGGCGGGTGGAGCTGACGGTGGCGAACAGCGGGCCGGTGATCCCGCCCGCGGAGGTGCCGGCGCTGTTCGACCCGTTCCACCGGCGAGCCCGGGTGGCCGCGGAGGGCGCCGGGCTGGGGTTGTCGATCGTGCGCTCGGTGGCGCACGCACACGGCGGCGAGGTCGTGGCGACGGCGCGGCCGGAGGGCGGCTTGGTGGTGGTCGTGTCGCTCCCCGCGGGCTGA
- a CDS encoding chitinase, with protein MRRSRLAAIGLAAATFAATAVSLVLGAPSATAALSNNWYAAAPYLMPVSNNPPDPITVMNATGLKAFQLAFILAPNGGGCSPTWDGTNAVSSDTTVANVISRIRGAGGDVSVSVGGYGGTKLGQTCGTVAATADAYQQVITKYSLKAIDFDLEEPEYENTAAIANELGAAKTLQANNPGLFVSVTMPGTAAGTGWFGTQLLDQAKSIGFAPNNFSIMPFDGGFNGGSSQVSALEAFHGLLTSHMGWDSATAYSHEGFSGMNGKSDAAEMFYTADFQTVYDYATSHGLGRFTFWSVNRDRACVGTTDNGVCSNVPQNDWDFTKFSVRFAGATPPQTTPTATTTPTTPGGGSCTAAEWDRTKVYVKDDAVSHNGHKWTAKWWTQGEEPGTTGEWGVWADNGAC; from the coding sequence ATGCGCAGGAGCAGACTGGCCGCAATCGGGCTCGCCGCCGCCACTTTCGCCGCCACCGCCGTGAGCCTCGTGCTCGGTGCGCCGTCGGCCACCGCGGCGTTGAGCAACAACTGGTACGCCGCCGCGCCCTACCTGATGCCCGTGAGCAACAACCCGCCGGACCCGATCACCGTGATGAACGCGACCGGGCTCAAGGCGTTCCAGCTGGCGTTCATCCTGGCGCCCAACGGCGGCGGCTGCAGCCCGACCTGGGACGGCACCAACGCGGTCTCCTCCGACACCACCGTCGCGAACGTGATCTCGCGGATCCGCGGCGCGGGCGGCGACGTCTCGGTGTCCGTCGGCGGCTACGGCGGCACGAAGCTCGGCCAGACCTGCGGCACCGTGGCCGCGACGGCCGACGCGTACCAGCAGGTCATCACCAAGTACTCGCTCAAGGCCATCGACTTCGACCTCGAAGAGCCCGAGTACGAGAACACCGCGGCCATCGCGAACGAGCTCGGCGCGGCGAAGACGTTGCAGGCCAACAACCCCGGCCTGTTCGTGTCGGTGACCATGCCGGGCACCGCGGCCGGCACCGGCTGGTTCGGCACGCAGCTGCTCGACCAGGCGAAGTCGATCGGCTTCGCGCCCAACAACTTCTCGATCATGCCGTTCGACGGCGGCTTCAACGGCGGCTCGTCGCAGGTGTCGGCACTGGAGGCGTTCCACGGCCTGCTGACCTCACACATGGGGTGGGACAGCGCGACGGCCTACTCGCACGAGGGCTTCTCAGGCATGAACGGCAAATCGGACGCGGCCGAGATGTTCTACACGGCGGACTTCCAGACGGTGTACGACTACGCGACCAGCCACGGCCTCGGCCGCTTCACGTTCTGGTCGGTCAACCGCGACCGCGCCTGCGTCGGGACCACCGACAACGGTGTCTGCAGCAACGTCCCGCAGAACGACTGGGACTTCACGAAGTTCAGCGTCCGCTTCGCCGGCGCGACGCCGCCGCAGACGACCCCGACCGCGACGACGACCCCGACCACCCCGGGCGGCGGCTCCTGCACCGCGGCGGAGTGGGACCGGACGAAGGTCTACGTCAAGGACGACGCCGTCTCGCACAACGGCCACAAGTGGACGGCCAAGTGGTGGACGCAGGGCGAGGAGCCCGGCACCACCGGCGAGTGGGGCGTCTGGGCGGACAACGGCGCCTGCTGA
- a CDS encoding aldehyde dehydrogenase family protein, whose protein sequence is MDEVAKAVEECARAAKLAAPSLAAASAEAVDAALTGMAERLLAHREEILEANQADVERAKAEGMSAGLLDRLTITPDRLTGMAEQLRLLAGAPHQERSVEVSTLDGGLRLVERRRPVGVIGANYEARPNVTVDVASQLVKSRNAGVLRTGSAALGSAQRLREVVIAPALTEAGIDADCVQLVPRVEREAASALVRLPNLVPLVILRGSGDSTRALATEAAVHGVRTLAHADGGGVLYVDRGADVTKARDLVYNSLDRLGVCNRLNLLLIHEAIHDEVWPAISDALAERGVTPSLAPHEHAIGYEWALDSDREATVTVANVGALADAVGIANEQTSGLAAGIATEDESAADAFFDGYTGTGVFWNAPTRLLDGFKLLAVPETGINLDKVPGPRGPVTYTDLYVRQYAVLPA, encoded by the coding sequence ATGGACGAGGTCGCCAAGGCCGTGGAGGAGTGCGCACGGGCGGCGAAGCTGGCCGCGCCGTCGCTCGCCGCCGCTTCCGCCGAGGCCGTCGACGCCGCGCTGACCGGGATGGCCGAGCGGCTGCTCGCGCACCGCGAGGAGATCCTCGAGGCGAACCAGGCCGACGTCGAACGCGCGAAGGCCGAGGGGATGAGCGCCGGTCTGCTCGACCGGCTCACCATCACCCCGGACCGTCTCACCGGCATGGCCGAGCAGCTGCGGCTGCTCGCCGGCGCGCCGCACCAGGAGCGCTCGGTCGAGGTGTCCACGCTGGACGGCGGGCTGCGGCTGGTCGAGCGACGGCGGCCGGTGGGCGTCATCGGCGCGAACTACGAGGCGCGGCCGAACGTGACCGTCGACGTGGCGTCGCAGCTGGTGAAGTCGCGCAACGCCGGCGTCCTGCGCACGGGCTCGGCCGCGCTCGGCTCGGCGCAGCGGCTGCGTGAGGTCGTCATCGCGCCCGCGCTCACCGAGGCGGGCATCGACGCCGACTGCGTCCAGCTGGTGCCGCGGGTGGAGCGCGAGGCGGCGTCCGCGCTGGTCCGGCTGCCGAACCTGGTGCCGCTGGTGATCCTGCGCGGCAGCGGCGACAGCACCCGGGCGCTGGCCACCGAGGCGGCGGTCCACGGCGTGCGCACGCTCGCCCACGCCGACGGCGGCGGCGTGCTGTACGTCGACCGCGGCGCGGACGTCACCAAGGCGCGTGACCTGGTCTACAACAGCCTCGACCGGCTCGGGGTCTGCAACCGGCTGAACCTGCTGCTGATCCACGAGGCCATCCACGACGAGGTCTGGCCGGCGATCTCCGACGCGCTGGCCGAGCGGGGCGTCACGCCGTCGCTGGCCCCGCACGAGCACGCCATCGGCTACGAGTGGGCACTGGACTCCGACCGGGAGGCGACCGTCACGGTGGCCAATGTCGGCGCGCTCGCCGACGCGGTCGGCATCGCCAACGAGCAGACCTCGGGCCTGGCGGCGGGCATCGCCACCGAGGACGAGTCGGCCGCCGACGCCTTCTTCGACGGCTACACCGGCACCGGCGTCTTCTGGAACGCCCCGACCCGCCTCCTCGACGGCTTCAAGCTGCTCGCGGTCCCGGAGACCGGCATCAACCTGGACAAGGTGCCCGGCCCTCGCGGTCCGGTGACGTACACGGACCTCTACGTCCGCCAGTACGCGGTCCTGCCGGCCTAG
- a CDS encoding M50 family metallopeptidase — MSLPVPLAFGSTAGDALSALRTAAADTSSAGSLLEQAQAPAVITLVAGGLALLVVLVGGRPWRLVRNVVTIVHEAGHALAAVLVGRRLQGIKLHSDTSGVTVSRGKPEGPGMAFTAMAGYLAPSVLGLLFASLLGNDLVGTVLVLIALLLLGVLVMVRNAYGVFTVVASAVVLALVAFVAPVEVQAPFSYLVTWFLLFGGVRPVAELQTKRRRGQARDSDADQLGRLTAVPPVLWVLVFAVATASCLIAGGLWLLEPVAT; from the coding sequence GTGAGCTTGCCCGTTCCTCTCGCGTTCGGCAGCACCGCCGGTGACGCCCTGTCAGCCCTCCGGACGGCCGCCGCCGACACCTCGTCGGCCGGTTCGCTGCTCGAACAGGCCCAGGCGCCCGCGGTGATCACCCTGGTCGCCGGCGGCCTGGCGCTGCTGGTCGTCCTGGTCGGCGGCAGGCCGTGGCGGCTGGTGCGCAACGTCGTCACGATCGTGCACGAGGCCGGGCACGCGCTGGCCGCGGTGCTCGTCGGGCGGCGGCTGCAGGGCATCAAGCTGCACTCGGACACCTCGGGCGTCACCGTGTCGCGCGGGAAGCCCGAGGGGCCGGGCATGGCGTTCACCGCGATGGCCGGGTACCTGGCGCCGTCGGTGCTGGGGCTGCTGTTCGCCAGCTTGCTCGGCAACGACCTGGTCGGCACCGTGCTCGTGCTGATCGCGCTGCTGCTGCTCGGCGTCCTGGTGATGGTGCGCAACGCCTACGGGGTGTTCACCGTCGTCGCCAGTGCCGTGGTGCTCGCGCTCGTCGCGTTCGTCGCGCCGGTCGAGGTGCAGGCGCCGTTCAGCTACCTGGTGACCTGGTTCCTGCTGTTCGGTGGGGTGCGGCCGGTGGCCGAGCTGCAGACCAAGCGCCGTCGCGGCCAGGCGCGGGACTCCGACGCCGACCAGCTGGGCCGGCTCACCGCGGTGCCACCGGTGCTGTGGGTGCTGGTCTTCGCGGTGGCGACGGCCAGCTGCCTGATTGCCGGCGGGCTGTGGCTCCTGGAGCCCGTGGCCACCTGA
- a CDS encoding dihydrofolate reductase family protein: protein MISRPHVLLSAAQSLDGYLDDTSPERLVLSTEDDFAVVDRLRAEADAIFVGAGTVRADNPRLLVRSPELRRQRLEQGKPEQPVKVTVTTRGLDPDARFFTVGDSEKIVYAPPGAADELKGVATVVDAGSPPDFGRVLDDLGQRGIRKLLVEGGGGIHTRFLTEGLADELRLAIAPFFVGQPGAPRFVGPGLYPRPLTLTSARELQGMAILEYRAAAEPDGADVRRLKEAIALAAECPPSHTFRVGAVITDAGGEVIATGHSGEGDPTNHAEEAALAKCAGDPRLAGATMYSSLEPCSNRSSHPRSCTQLILDAGIPRVVFAWREPPVFVDARGTELLREAGRHVVEVPALTPEVQRENTHLEF, encoded by the coding sequence GTGATCTCCCGGCCGCACGTTCTGCTGTCCGCCGCGCAGTCGCTCGACGGCTACCTCGACGACACCTCGCCCGAGCGGCTCGTCCTGTCCACTGAGGACGATTTCGCCGTCGTGGACCGGTTGCGGGCCGAGGCGGACGCGATCTTCGTCGGGGCCGGGACGGTGCGGGCCGACAACCCGCGGCTGCTCGTCCGGTCGCCCGAGCTGCGGCGGCAACGGCTCGAACAGGGAAAACCCGAGCAGCCGGTCAAAGTCACCGTGACCACCCGCGGGCTCGACCCGGACGCGCGGTTTTTCACCGTGGGGGACAGCGAAAAGATCGTCTACGCCCCACCGGGTGCGGCCGACGAGCTGAAGGGCGTCGCCACCGTCGTGGACGCCGGGAGCCCGCCCGACTTCGGCCGTGTCCTCGACGACCTCGGGCAGCGCGGCATCCGGAAGCTGCTGGTCGAAGGCGGCGGCGGGATCCACACCCGCTTCCTCACCGAAGGACTCGCCGACGAGCTGCGGCTCGCGATCGCGCCGTTCTTCGTGGGGCAGCCGGGCGCGCCGCGGTTCGTCGGGCCCGGCCTCTACCCGCGGCCGCTCACCCTGACCAGCGCCCGGGAACTGCAGGGGATGGCGATCCTCGAGTACCGCGCCGCGGCCGAGCCGGACGGGGCGGACGTCCGGCGGCTTAAGGAAGCGATCGCGCTCGCCGCGGAGTGCCCGCCCAGCCACACGTTCCGGGTCGGGGCCGTGATCACCGATGCCGGGGGCGAGGTCATCGCCACCGGGCACTCCGGCGAGGGTGATCCGACGAACCACGCCGAAGAAGCCGCCCTCGCCAAGTGCGCCGGCGACCCGCGCCTGGCCGGGGCGACCATGTACAGCTCACTGGAACCGTGCAGCAACCGGAGCTCACACCCGCGTAGTTGCACTCAGCTGATCCTCGACGCCGGGATCCCGCGCGTCGTGTTCGCGTGGCGCGAGCCGCCGGTCTTCGTCGACGCCCGGGGCACCGAGCTGCTGCGGGAAGCCGGGCGGCACGTGGTCGAGGTTCCCGCGCTGACCCCGGAGGTCCAGCGCGAGAACACCCACCTCGAATTCTGA